The following are encoded together in the Ezakiella massiliensis genome:
- a CDS encoding prepilin-type N-terminal cleavage/methylation domain-containing protein, giving the protein MTKVRKKKNGFTLLELLIVILVVSISFSSIAFCLNSINKKQKDLYTNNAELLNIENYIYQCQANGSIEASDLYNISLINSYKNIRTYKLDYNKDGKDFEIRFSIKEK; this is encoded by the coding sequence GTGACTAAAGTAAGAAAAAAGAAAAATGGATTTACATTATTGGAGCTTTTGATTGTTATTTTAGTTGTCTCAATTTCTTTTTCCTCTATAGCCTTCTGTTTGAACTCAATAAATAAAAAGCAAAAAGACTTGTACACAAATAATGCCGAGCTTCTAAACATTGAAAATTATATTTATCAATGCCAGGCAAACGGAAGCATAGAGGCATCTGATTTATATAATATTAGCTTAATTAATTCTTATAAGAATATACGCACTTATAAGTTAGATTACAATAAGGATGGTAAGGATTTTGAAATACGTTTTTCAATCAAAGAAAAGTAA